A single Candidatus Thalassolituus haligoni DNA region contains:
- a CDS encoding DsbA family protein: protein MKLISLTLTAVLALLLAGCQDQHKAADVAPAAVADSAKDAHLEQINQQLQQLTAEVVRLQQQVAAIPAAAAAPQAQQPRRLALGLSDTRQRLGSDDVEYAIVEFMDYQCPYCVRHSSQTLPTLKRKYIDSGLVQYVVKDFPLEFHAQAENAAIAARCAAEQGQFEAMHNALLENTRSLSSSIYDGLAAGIGLQADAFESCFNEPSQLTDLRKDVSEAVRLGVSGTPRFLIGRVDGDDLVDFVSVSGAQSLARFDEALQQVFNQGA from the coding sequence ATGAAGCTGATTTCCCTCACCCTGACCGCTGTACTGGCGTTGCTGCTGGCCGGTTGCCAAGACCAGCACAAGGCAGCAGACGTTGCTCCGGCCGCTGTCGCTGATTCGGCAAAAGACGCCCATCTGGAGCAGATCAATCAGCAGTTGCAACAGCTGACTGCCGAAGTCGTGCGACTGCAACAGCAGGTGGCCGCGATACCAGCCGCCGCCGCTGCTCCGCAGGCCCAGCAACCGCGCCGTCTGGCGCTGGGACTGAGCGACACCCGCCAGCGTCTGGGCAGTGACGATGTCGAGTACGCCATTGTTGAGTTTATGGACTACCAGTGCCCTTACTGCGTGCGTCACTCCAGCCAGACACTGCCAACGTTGAAGCGCAAATACATTGACAGCGGGCTGGTGCAGTACGTGGTCAAGGATTTCCCACTGGAATTTCATGCCCAGGCTGAGAATGCCGCCATCGCTGCCCGTTGCGCAGCAGAACAGGGCCAGTTTGAAGCCATGCATAACGCGCTGCTGGAAAACACCCGCAGCCTGTCGTCCTCCATTTATGACGGACTTGCCGCCGGGATCGGCTTGCAGGCCGACGCCTTTGAAAGCTGCTTCAACGAGCCGTCACAGCTGACGGATCTGCGCAAGGATGTTTCCGAAGCGGTGCGGCTGGGGGTTTCTGGCACACCTCGCTTTCTGATCGGACGGGTTGATGGTGATGATCTGGTCGATTTTGTTTCCGTTTCCGGTGCCCAGTCGCTGGCACGCTTCGACGAAGCCTTGCAGCAAGTGTTTAACCAGGGGGCCTGA